A window of Rhipicephalus microplus isolate Deutch F79 chromosome X, USDA_Rmic, whole genome shotgun sequence genomic DNA:
CGCCGGCCTACTATCAAAAAAATTTTATGAATAATGGCGTAGTAGGTATCGAGCAAGTGTGCTTttagtagttacccaatgagtgtttagaaaaggctccgaaaggctgCTCCTTTAgcattcgctgtgactgtgctaagCCTTACACGCAGACCTCGCATTTTTTGCTTCGTTTTCTTGCCACTGTGCTTGCGTAACAAATAAGTAAAAAGGTTTCTCCTGTATGCAACAGATGGCGCTCTCCCGTAAAAGCGCGACTTTTATTTGATTGACGTCTGAGCTCGTGCTGCTCtcaactgtttagcatggttgtTAAACTATGTTTTAACTTTTATTGTGTCTATATTTTGTGATATAATGACTTGATTTAATGCTGTTTCTATCATCAATGGTATGGGTTATCAtactgaaataaaatgaaaagatACAATTAAAGCTTTCTTTTTCGAAGGACCAAGTTGGTCGAGTGGGTTCATTACTAGAGCAATTACGGTAATACATTTCCATCATTATAAGCAAGCTTTTAGGAGAAAGTGAAAgcttgaagaaatgaaaaaatcaTGAACATGGTATATCACCAATGTCGCGACGTTCCAACAAGCAGACTTTTTTTCTGGTGCAGTTGCAGCCTTAAAGAAGACAAGTTCGCTTGTCATAATGTCACCTCCAGCAACACCCTGTCTTCACTAATTAAGTTTCATTTGCATCATtacacagtggataacatgagaCAAAGGTATGTCATTGGTGCAAGGAATAGTCACGATGCTCACCTGAGGGATCTGGCCATCGGAGACACCGTCGCGGAAGATTATGATGCGCTCGGGAAGAGCACCAAGGTTTGCCTGAGTGTACTTGCTCAAGCAGTCCCGAAGGTGCTGTGTGGGCATGATGCCAAGCTCCTCGTGTGTGGAGAAAAATGACACACGTGAGTACCAGCGCGTGACGGTCTGGTTCATGCTGGCAACAAAGACACCCGCCGTGCGGTTGCGCGAGCCGGCGTTGTGGTATGCGTTGCAGCCCATGACGATCATATTTGACAGCGGTAtgtgcatggatggatggatggtaaaactttatttcgtcagaaagcaactgagaatgattccgtgttagatggccataaacccaaggttggcggcgacctgtgtggcccactccacgaccctcaactggacgactgggtctgagctggtcaacacggcctcccagtgctcaagagagggatcacgcataatatccaccggcggcggcactatgctacattcccaaagtatgtgatcatatgttgccacagcctgacacgatttgcattgcggcttaatctcctccgggtacattttgttcaacacgcaagggttgggaaaagattgCGTCTGCAGTTtcctccagacgcattcctgcgccttagttaaccgcttgtgcgggggcggataaaacctccgctctagttcataatgattcgttatgtcgtgaaaggacaccagcccatctctggCGAACCTCCCTGGAACtagcggctcacctacccggctgacgaaacctcgagcattcaggcgagtcgcctcgttcccagggttcccagagtgtgctggtacccagacaatttctatttttctaatttctcgtcccgtggcctcATGCATAAATTGtgcggcggtcgccgatattctgcccctcgccagatttcgcatggctgtctttgaatcactgaaaatcaaatctgactgcgaattagttatagctagcgctattgccgcttcctctgcagtttccgaggagcgggttttgaccgatccagaggcgaccaagcgcccccgcctgtccaccaccacaatcacaaaagcgtctttgttcttttccgcaacatctgtatagactgccgctttgtactcgccgtactcaacgtttaaagctctggctcttgcctgcctgcgctgcgtatggtgaatcggatgcatatttttgggcaaaggttttatgtacagggccttatataactctcgccgcacctgaattttagtgtccccagtgggagcctctgctccaatgccaatcctttccaatatgatcctgcccgctttggttgtcgaaagcctagcgtgctgcgtcaccagatgcgcctcccataattcatccagggtgttgtgtacccctagttttaacagccttctgtaggcgcgttgttaggcaacccaagcgctgccttgtaagcttgccggatcatagcctcgaccttacctgtttctgcggcatccaacttcatataaggtgtcgcgtaagtaatcctgctgagcacaaacgcctgtaccagcttacagacttctttttctttaaccccgctcttacggttagcgattcttctgattagcctgacagtagcattgaccgtggtcttaagtttttcaagggccaccctattcttcctgttagtttgcagatataggccaagaattctaatcgtttgagcttcagctactggcttaccccctacctttacctctaacggcggtggcggaatatagtgtcttgcatgtagccctctgggtttgtcccgaaccacaaagagctctgacttgggctgagagcatgaaagtcccgcctcccctgccaactcttcgacaatattaactgcctgttgtagtgtttcttccagatgcgcgtcactacccctggttacccatagagtagtatcatctgcataaaatgtgtgtttgagtcccggtatctcctccagcctcggcggtattttaattaaggcgatattaaacaggaacggtgacaaaactgaaccctgcggcgtccctttgcctcccaacgcgaatgagtccgatttgatatctcctattgaaatttctgcggttcggccctccaagaatgatctgatgtagcgaaatgtcctgacccctgggccaatttccgataggttattcaatattgcctcatgcgaaacattgtcgaaagctttattcaggtcaagccccaatacagctttggtgcccgtgtcATGCTCGGGatcgactacatcatgttttaactgtatcatgacatcctgtgtggacaaattggccctggaacctatcatagttgggggaaagatggccttgtcctctgcataattctgaagcctgttgagaaccacgtgctccatcaatttgcccacgcatgatgtcagcgatatggggcgcaggttttccaagcagactttcttgcctggcttcgaaataaatataatcctagcatgcttccattgtgctgggatctccccggccacccaatactcatttatgAAGTCAGTGATtgccccgaccgatttgaaatctaggtttctcagcattttttagtaactccatccggacctgcggcagacgtagtacgcagctgccccatggcaaactccacctccgcaattgtgaactcttcatctagatctgagttttccacccccgagtagtgtggcaagcaaccgtctactccatcagttatgtaccgattccggagttcctgtatgaactctccaattgtgccttcatattgatgcatcaaccgagtcatttgtccccgttgcgccgattttgttgctgccggatccaaaagatgccttaacagctgccacgtctttttgcatccaaactgtccattcatgcgatcacaaatctggccccactgcttggcttgcaactcaattgtataattttcgattttacgttctaacttggcagtccttctgcgaaggacgccattatgtttttgcttcttccaccttctcaagagactcgcgtgcgcttcccacatgtgtaatagtctcgagtcagcggtaaactcctcctgctcgactggcacttctaccgtggtattatttacatcctccttgagcgcctgtacccatgcatccaggtaATTAATTTTCCCGTTaacagtgtctgctctgtttttcctaaatctgtcccaatctgtaattatatgccccctcactttgtctttgTGCTTtgcagcgctaaacgtcgtggaaaggatataggGATCACTTCCTAGGacttgtcccgtgttaatccactttgcattactgatgcctctaaaaaacaTAAGGTCTGgagaggtatccatgcttatgctgttgcctatcctcgtatgatcttgtggattgtttaacagcgtccatcgaagatcccgggcaacttgccaaagctgATTGCCCTTTGGGatggctcgaatataaccccactccgggtgaggcgcattgaaatctcctaccactataagcggagcgcgagctgctaaccgttgagtttgaatcaggagttgtggcaagcccaatcctttatcttttagagaactatacacattaagtaaaaacagactcttctcatactttcgtttaggcaaaatctctagcaggacatagtcttccctgctgctatctacagaatgctgaatggcagtgatgttgcgatggactagcacggctgtgaagacgcgtgatacgccccttgaatcaattcctggcgctgtaaatgccttaaatccaggtaattttacggaaccactagcctcctgtaaggctattatgtctggtttactgtccagattttgtacgtgcaactgcaggttaccccgcttttgacgaaagcccctgccgttccactgccaaacctcaatttgctggcgaggcgccatgatgaggcaccacgttgactaatggcacttggccacccacgggaggcagtcttgtctccaatagagtatgaagctgctgaaacatgcccatgacctcggtttgggaatccctaaattcagtggagagcatgtcgagacgctcctctattgtgtctaatctggctgcaatcttttcgactcgagcctccaacctatcctgtcttttcccttgtttgcctactttatccgcaagtgttgttacatccgacttaagactaatgaccttaaaaaacaggctgtggcatgtctactggtgacgtttcggctaatcgttttgcgttagctacctcatcccccAGCAGtagtctcttcactgtcccccgattctccacttccatagctgcactctcctgtacgcgagcagacgcctcttgcgtcgctttctgtctcttcactgtcccccgattctccacttccatagctgcactctcctgtaagcgagcagacgcctcttgcgtcgctttctgtaggccttgcactgctggtgcctgtgtcccctgccgttggtcgtttctaagtgcgcgttccatctctgcaattctgttttccattctattaatcaagtctccctgtcgctgaaccagcgctgctaactccctctctcgagcggtttcgttctgggaggccgtgtttgacaagctcacctttttgttggtgtcgcgtgcgtagctgttggtactggatgctTGTCCACCACcttggccgcccccgcgccctggcaatggTGGGAAGGAACTCGACTGTTCCCTGCTTTTGCTTGTGCCTTCTTTACCTCTCGGTGACCGCTCCATGGCCCTCGAGGACCgcttatcgttgccagcttcgctctctctttcgatgctctgctgccggcctgtcAGTGGCTTGCGAAgcaggcgaaacttgcagttccggctccctgtgtgatgcacaccatggcacacgatgcagtccggcgtgcacgtaggtggctctccttctggcggggcaggatggtccttcgcgcaacggtgacataggttgctcttcggacgatagcaaacgtcagctcgatgtccaactcgtctgcagttgtagcaggtctcgactaaatttctgtacgggatcacagtgtacagacagttccagtaagtaatctgccggggtattcgttttcccccgaacgtaatctgaatcgccttggactttcccagaggtctcgcgtccagagTGTCTATGCCTTCAatcttcttcaggaatcccgcccgaacttcttccactggggCATCCTACATAAGCATTGTAAATCACTCCCCGCAGGGAGTTCTCCAACGGtgccacgaacgccgaaaccggcaggtcatgatcacccagcttgagcgtcttcacagttgcatatgccccactgcgatttatgcacAGTGTGCTCACcatcaacgtgttgtttgtgccattaacccgcacaatgtcttcttcaacgaatcgcactcgttagacgcgctgctgctctcagtgcacatccgagttctctcgctgtcacaacactcaagtcccagttctggggcctgtacacagtcttgaaatccgtggctggcaacttgagaaacaatccgcgtttcttccataccggcgctttcccccgcttgacttgctgcactcagtgcgtcttgcgcccgtcgctgccggcctgcgtctcgcaaggcttactcttggcgttcTCGCCATGatgagtcttcttaaatcggtcctgtgccttcagcactggagcccactctcccgcttcaaaatcttcgggtgttatagtctcccctttGACGCAGTATTCCATCTTCAGCCCAGCGAGGCCcacggtcaccgggcgcaagtcagacgccCGGCAACGCGgcccaggcttggcctaggagataggcctagccttgccaccgcggggttgataggaaaatcttggaaactccaaaaacggggacaaacttgcctaaacgagtagtgtccgtaggtacagggcaacttcctgcagacgagcccactgacagaaagtccagaaaaaagcgcgtccgccgatagCCGGTCACCGGGCCGaagctcatgcgaaacacgtccgcacagcgtctcactccagccgcGTCTCCGCGGTATGTGAAGGAACCAAGCCTCGTCGCCCAGCTTGCAGTTGAGCTGAATGGCCACCTTGGTCGCCACTGAAAGTATGTTGTTGCGGTTCTCGATGGTGCGAGAAAGGATCACCTGCGAGAAAGTCGCCCCATCAAAGTAAGATGTATGCTGGCAATTTTCTCGCTGGTGAACGAACACGCGATGAAGCACCAACCTACTTCAACCATCGTGCAAGAACGATAGGTTTCAGTGGGCTGGTGTTTGTCGATAACTAATACCACCTGCCTGTCACAAGATGTTTGTTTAAGTTGCTGGGAATGATAAAATGTTCAGCAAGGAGAGTTCCTTGAGTATCCCATCCTAACAAAAAATTTAGCTTCAGCCAATAAAAGAAAATAACCACTACGAAACAAGCTGTGCATTTCTTTTGTCCTTGAGATGTTTAATTGACTAAAAAAACAAGGCAACGTTTTAGTGATATTAAAGGAATAGGGTAAGCAATAGTATTgaaaaaaatttttctttttgcattacttgAAATCTGCAGCCTTTCTTGAACTAGAATCAGTAGTTTCTTTGCCTTAGTacgattttttttctctaaaaatgACATACTTCAAAACTTGTGCGGTGGCTTGCCATGCCCCGATTATTACATAACAAGATATTCCTTGCAAATAAGCATCATAGTCATATGGAATATACGGTTCGCAAGCTGGAGTGCATTTGGCACATTCAAGAAAAGATGGGCCCAGAGCTCCGAAAACGAAAGAAAGCAGAGGCATCAAGCTTTCCGTCGGAGAATCTAGATCTGCTTGGGGAGGTTTTAGTGCATCATCATTGGCAAGCACCAAGATTATTAATGGgccattaaaagaaatagagccAGCCTGGAAGACATAAGAAAAGCTGCCCTGTTTACATATTTTTCACACGACATCAAAGGATACTGTCACATGTAAATACCGCGAAAACGTCGACACATACCATCGAGCCGGCATTGTGGTACGTGTCATAGCCTATGACGATAGTGTTTGACCGGTATATGCAGGTACCAGGCTTTGCTGCCCAGCTTGCAGTTTAGCTAAATGGCCACCTTGGTCGCCACTGATGTTCTTGAGGTTCTCGATGGTGCGAGACGGGATCACGTGCGAGGTTGAAATATATCACGGTACGCATGTGTGATAAAGGTGGCGCTATGTTATTCAAggcttttctttctattattATTTTGAAATGAGGTGCTTTAGTTTGCGGCTAGTTCAGGAACTGCGTACAGGCGATCATGCCGATTCCTTTCTCATTCATCTTTTTTCGAAAGCTGCGTGTCAATGACTTTTCTATACTGCTTAAAGCGTGTATGTATGAATATGTGGAGTCAAAGAAGGCTTCCGTGTGTCAGCTTTGAAGTGTGCAGCACTCTTGTCGTTTTGCTTTCGTATGTGTGTGGCCACAGCCCACCGCACGAGATATGACATTCGTCATAGTGTGACAGAAGAATGTGGTGCGTCTTGGATTCTGTTCGGTGTCGTGCACATCAGTGAAATGGTGCGCGAAAAAAGAAGGCACATTGTTGGACAACCGGAATACCGAAATCTCTCAAAAAGTGCGCGTTTGTGATTTCCTTGAATATTACGCAGCAATATTCTTGAGGAGGAGGCTGTGTCACAATTGACTGCAGTATTCGTTCCGCCCGCACGCCCCATCATCCGAGGAAGGGCGATTTTGTGTTGGGAAGATGACATCTGGTGACTAACGAAGCAGCAGCGGCGCCGCCGCGTCTTTTCTACACTTGCACCGAATGGAGAAACATGTGTTGGTGGAAAGAAGAAATGACCTCGAGAGGGGACGGGACGTCCCGAAAGAGTT
This region includes:
- the LOC142775120 gene encoding piwi-like protein 1 — translated: MGCNAYHNAGSRNRTAGVFVASMNQTVTRWYSRVSFFSTHEELGIMPTQHLRDCLSKYTQANLGALPERIIIFRDGVSDGQIPQSGRLGTVSSTLCNILYDMTGLKLDHMQRVAYKLTHLYFNWPGTIRVPAPCHYAHMLAFLASQSLHDEHIERLNDTLFYL